One genomic region from Listeria monocytogenes encodes:
- a CDS encoding bifunctional 3-deoxy-7-phosphoheptulonate synthase/chorismate mutase, whose product MVNTNLEELRTQVDQLNIDLLELISKRANLVQEIGKIKGTQGSLRFDPLREREMLNTILAANEGPFEDSTVQKLFKEIFKAGLELQEEDHSKALLVSRKNKKEDTIVTVKGLPIGNGEPVFVFGPCSVESYEQVAAVAESIKAKGLKLIRGGAFKPRTSPYDFQGLGLEGLKILKRVSDEYGLGVISEIVTPADIEVALDYVDVIQIGARNMQNFELLKAAGRVDKPILLKRGLSATIEEFIGAAEYIMSQGNGKIILCERGIRTYEKATRNTLDISAVPILKKETHLPVMVDVTHSTGRKDLLLPCAKAALAIEADGVMAEVHPDPAVALSDSAQQMDIPEFEEFWNAILASNLVPHKIK is encoded by the coding sequence ATGGTTAATACAAATTTAGAGGAACTTAGAACACAGGTGGATCAATTAAATATTGATTTGCTAGAATTAATTAGCAAACGTGCTAATTTGGTACAAGAAATTGGCAAAATTAAAGGAACTCAAGGTTCTCTTCGTTTTGATCCATTACGTGAAAGAGAAATGCTTAACACGATTCTTGCAGCAAATGAAGGACCTTTTGAAGATAGTACAGTTCAAAAATTATTTAAAGAAATTTTTAAAGCGGGATTAGAGCTTCAAGAAGAAGATCACTCTAAAGCGCTACTTGTTTCTAGAAAAAACAAAAAAGAAGACACCATTGTTACAGTAAAAGGGTTGCCAATCGGGAATGGCGAACCAGTATTTGTTTTCGGTCCATGTTCAGTGGAATCTTATGAGCAAGTTGCTGCGGTTGCTGAATCCATTAAAGCAAAAGGTTTAAAACTTATTCGTGGTGGTGCATTTAAACCTCGTACTAGCCCATATGACTTCCAAGGATTAGGTTTAGAAGGACTGAAAATTTTAAAACGTGTATCTGATGAATACGGTTTAGGTGTTATTAGTGAAATCGTTACGCCGGCTGATATTGAAGTTGCACTTGATTATGTAGATGTTATTCAAATTGGCGCAAGAAACATGCAAAACTTCGAATTACTAAAAGCAGCTGGCCGTGTGGACAAACCAATCTTACTAAAACGTGGTTTATCTGCTACGATTGAAGAATTCATTGGTGCTGCTGAATATATCATGTCACAAGGAAATGGCAAAATCATCTTATGCGAACGAGGTATCCGCACATATGAAAAAGCGACAAGAAATACACTTGATATTTCTGCCGTTCCAATTTTGAAAAAAGAAACTCATTTACCAGTTATGGTTGATGTGACGCATTCTACTGGTCGAAAAGATTTATTACTTCCATGCGCAAAAGCTGCTCTAGCTATCGAGGCAGATGGCGTGATGGCTGAAGTTCATCCAGATCCTGCAGTTGCATTATCGGATTCTGCACAACAAATGGATATTCCTGAATTTGAAGAATTCTGGAATGCAATTTTAGCAAGTAATTTAGTACCACATAAAATAAAGTAA
- a CDS encoding DUF948 domain-containing protein has product MIVILYIAALIAAIALLVIAIYLGKTLKSTSQTMDEVAKSLEKITVEVQGITGQSQKLLDKTNTLLEDVNGKVAKVDPVFDAVGDIGTSLLGLSQSVRELATLATNKVEQNEAKISQAVSISNSILSFREKMKANKAAKEAAKEAAEQSNF; this is encoded by the coding sequence ATGATAGTAATCTTGTATATTGCAGCGCTTATTGCCGCAATTGCGCTTTTAGTTATTGCCATCTACTTGGGAAAAACGTTAAAATCAACTTCCCAAACAATGGATGAGGTAGCTAAATCGTTAGAAAAAATAACAGTAGAAGTACAAGGGATTACAGGACAATCACAAAAATTGCTTGATAAGACCAATACACTTCTAGAAGATGTAAATGGCAAAGTTGCGAAAGTGGATCCAGTTTTTGATGCAGTTGGTGACATTGGGACTTCTTTACTAGGATTAAGTCAATCTGTTCGCGAACTAGCAACACTCGCAACAAACAAAGTAGAGCAAAACGAAGCGAAGATTTCTCAAGCTGTCTCAATTAGCAATTCAATTCTTTCTTTTAGAGAAAAGATGAAAGCAAATAAAGCAGCGAAAGAAGCAGCAAAAGAAGCAGCAGAACAATCTAATTTCTAA
- the ccpA gene encoding catabolite control protein A has product MNVTIYDVAREANVSMATVSRVVNGNPNVKPVTRKKVLDVINQLGYRPNAVARGLASKRTTTVGVIIPDISNVFYAELARGIEDIATMYKYNIILSNSDENEDKELQVLNTLLGKQVDGIIYMGERISEQLQEEFDRSPAPVVLAGAVDMENKFASVNIDYKQATKEAVKRFVDNGHKQIAFVSGSLNEPVNREMKLAGYKEALEEAGIAYQEDYIIEAKYNYNAGVKVWAELSALSKKPNAVVVADDELAIGILNAALDAGIKVPEDLEVMTSNNTKLTLMSRPQLSTIVQPLYDIGAVAMRLLTKLMTSEEVDEKTVILPHSEKLRGTTKEKK; this is encoded by the coding sequence ATGAATGTAACAATTTATGATGTTGCACGGGAAGCGAACGTTTCTATGGCAACGGTATCTCGGGTAGTGAATGGCAATCCGAATGTTAAACCAGTAACAAGAAAAAAAGTATTAGATGTTATTAATCAATTAGGGTATCGTCCTAATGCTGTAGCTAGAGGTCTAGCGAGCAAGCGTACAACTACAGTTGGTGTCATTATTCCAGATATTTCTAACGTGTTTTATGCTGAACTTGCTCGTGGGATTGAAGATATTGCGACAATGTATAAATACAACATTATCCTTAGCAATTCGGACGAAAATGAGGATAAAGAACTTCAAGTACTTAATACCCTTCTTGGTAAACAAGTGGACGGAATTATTTATATGGGCGAACGTATTTCAGAACAATTACAAGAAGAATTTGACCGTTCTCCAGCACCAGTAGTTTTAGCAGGAGCCGTTGATATGGAAAACAAATTTGCTTCTGTAAACATCGATTACAAACAAGCAACAAAAGAGGCAGTGAAACGTTTTGTAGATAATGGACATAAGCAAATCGCTTTTGTAAGTGGCTCTCTAAACGAGCCGGTCAATCGCGAAATGAAATTAGCTGGGTACAAAGAAGCATTAGAAGAAGCTGGAATTGCTTATCAAGAAGACTACATTATTGAAGCGAAATATAACTACAATGCAGGTGTAAAAGTTTGGGCAGAATTAAGTGCCTTGTCTAAAAAACCAAATGCAGTTGTAGTTGCAGATGACGAACTAGCTATTGGTATTTTGAATGCCGCGCTTGATGCTGGAATCAAAGTCCCAGAAGACTTAGAAGTAATGACAAGCAACAATACAAAATTAACATTAATGTCACGCCCGCAACTTTCGACAATCGTACAACCTTTATACGATATCGGCGCTGTGGCTATGCGTCTACTAACAAAATTGATGACGAGTGAAGAAGTAGATGAAAAAACAGTTATCTTACCACATAGTGAAAAACTACGTGGTACGACTAAAGAAAAAAAATAA
- a CDS encoding YtxH domain-containing protein has protein sequence MAEKDGINTKDFLIGGLIGAIVGSAAALLFAPKSGKELREDLNTQVDTIKEKGNQWKDVAYEKGIEISGVAKGTKDKLVDSAGGFVDVVKDKSGKLADTVSKQSKAVKEVVSQNKEENQEAAKKAADAVKNEAKDAADDVEKAADKAKKEAKKAVDEGKDEAKKIASDVKKEVK, from the coding sequence ATGGCAGAAAAAGATGGTATTAATACAAAAGATTTTCTAATCGGTGGTTTAATTGGTGCAATCGTTGGTTCAGCCGCGGCACTTCTATTTGCACCTAAATCAGGTAAAGAACTACGTGAGGACTTAAATACACAAGTAGATACAATTAAAGAAAAAGGCAACCAATGGAAAGATGTTGCTTATGAAAAAGGTATCGAAATCAGTGGTGTAGCCAAAGGAACAAAAGATAAATTAGTTGATTCTGCTGGTGGATTTGTAGATGTAGTAAAAGACAAATCAGGCAAATTAGCTGATACCGTTTCTAAACAAAGTAAAGCCGTGAAAGAAGTTGTTTCACAAAACAAAGAAGAAAACCAAGAAGCTGCTAAAAAAGCGGCAGATGCTGTGAAAAATGAAGCAAAAGACGCTGCAGACGATGTAGAAAAAGCAGCGGACAAAGCGAAAAAAGAAGCAAAAAAAGCAGTAGATGAAGGCAAAGACGAAGCGAAAAAAATTGCTTCTGACGTAAAAAAAGAAGTAAAATAA